A genomic region of Trifolium pratense cultivar HEN17-A07 linkage group LG3, ARS_RC_1.1, whole genome shotgun sequence contains the following coding sequences:
- the LOC123913831 gene encoding 7-deoxyloganetin glucosyltransferase-like: MNNEMDPPKKKHHVVCIPLPAQGHINPMLKLAKLLHHSGFYITFVHTKFNFDRLMKSNGSNSLKGLPDFRFETISDGLPAENQRGIMDLPDLCIAMPFGGLVSFRNLIAKLVSSENEDVPPVTCIVSDGVMNFTLKVAQEFNIPEFMLYTPSGCGMLGYLNFEELVKRGYFPLKDEKNLCDGYLETEVDWIPAMKGVKLKDLPTFFRTTNSNDTMFNYNKESVSNAIKSKGIILNTFEELESEVLDAIKIKFPNLYPIGPLSLLHKKNSSNSNNQLESIDFNLWKEDVNCIKWLDKMEKGSVVYVNFGSLVIMTKNQLKEFAWGLANSNYNFLWIIRPNLVDCGDEVISNDEFVQEIENRGLILGWSPQEKVLGHSSIGGFLTHCGWNSTLESICEGVPMACWPFFAEQQTNCFYACNRWGVGIEIESDVNREQVEGLVKELMGGEKGKEMKKKCVDWKHKAEAATSIGGSSYDNYNSLVLQLKFGQ; this comes from the exons ATGAATAATGAAATGGATCCACCAAAGAAGAAACACCATGTAGTTTGTATTCCTCTCCCAGCACAAGGTCACATAAATCCAATGCTAAAACTAGCAAAACTCCTTCATCATAGTGGCTTCTACATAACCTTTGTCCacacaaaattcaattttgacCGATTGATGAAATCCAATGGCTCAAATTCCTTAAAGGGTCTTCCAGATTTTAGATTTGAGACCATATCTGATGGATTGCCAGCAGAGAATCAAAGAGGAATAATGGACCTACCAGATTTGTGCATAGCAATGCCATTTGGTGGGTTGGTTTCATTTAGAAATCTTATAGCAAAGCTTGTTTCTTCAGAAAATGAAGATGTGCCACCAGTTACTTGCATAGTTTCTGATGGTGTGATGAATTTTACTTTGAAAGTTGCTCAAGAATTTAATATTCCTGAGTTCATGTTGTATACTCCTAGTGGTTGTGGTATGTTGGGGTATCTTAACTTTGAAGAGCTTGTCAAAAGAGGATATTTTCCACTTAAAG ATGAGAAGAATTTATGTGATGGATATCTTGAAACTGAAGTTGATTGGATACCAGCAATGAAAGGTGTTAAACTAAAAGACCTTCCCACTTTCTTTAGGACTACAAATTCTAATGATACAATGTTCAATTATAACAAAGAATCAGTGAGCAATGCAATAAAATCAAAAGGGATAATTCTTAACACCTTTGAAGAATTAGAATCAGAGGTATTAGAtgcaatcaaaatcaaattcccTAACCTCTACCCTATTGGTCCATTATCATtgctacataaaaaaaattcatcaaattcaaataatcaatTGGAGtccattgattttaatttatggAAGGAAGATGTTAATTGCATAAAATGGTTAGATAAAATGGAGAAAGGTTCAGTGGTTTATGTGAATTTTGGAAGCTTAGTGATTATGACTAAAAACCAATTAAAAGAATTTGCATGGGGATTAGCTAATAGTAACTACAATTTTTTATGGATTATTAGACCTAATCTTGTGGATTGTGGGGATGAGGTGATATCAAATGATGAATTTGttcaagaaattgaaaatagagGATTAATATTGGGGTGGTCGCCACAAGAGAAGGTTCTAGGTCATTCATCTATCGGAGGATTCTTAACACATTGCGGATGGAACTCAACGTTGGAAAGTATTTGTGAGGGTGTCCCAATGGCTTGTTGGCCTTTTTTTGCCGAGCAACAAACAAATTGTTTTTATGCATGTAATAGATGGGGGGTGGGAATAGAAATTGAGAGTGATGTTAATAGAGAACAAGTTGAAGGGCTAGTGAAGGAGCTTATGGGGGGTGAGAAAgggaaagaaatgaagaaaaagtGTGTTGATTGGAAGCATAAGGCTGAGGCTGCTACATCAATTGGAGGGTCTTCTTATGATAACTATAATAGTTTGGTTTTGCAATTGAAGTTTGGTCAATAA